A stretch of DNA from Miscanthus floridulus cultivar M001 unplaced genomic scaffold, ASM1932011v1 fs_806_2_3, whole genome shotgun sequence:
CCGGCTCCGCCTGATGTGCAGCTTCGGGGGCCGGATCGTCCCGCGCCCGACCGACAAGTCGCTCTGCTACCTGGGCGGGGAGACCCGGATCGTGGCCGTGGACCGGCACGCGTCGCTCGCCGACGTCCACGCGCGCCTCTCGCGGTCGCTGCTGGGCGGCCAGCCCTTCACGCTCAAGTATCAGCTGCCCAACGAGGACCTCGACTCCCTCATCTCCGTCTCTACGGACGAGGACCTCGACAACCTCGTCGATGAGTACGACCGCATCGCTGCGACCTCCTCCGGCGGGGGATCCTCGCGCACCTCCCGGATccgcctcttcctcttccccgcCAAGCCCGAGTCCTCGTCCTCGCTCGGCTCCCTGCTCGACGACTCTTCGAAGTCCGAGAACTGGTTCGTCGACGCCCTCAACAGCGCCATCTCCGGCTCCCTCGACGGCATCCCGAGGGGGATCTCCACCGATTCAGCTTCCGTCAACTGTCTTCTCGGCCTCGAGGACGACTCCTCCGTGCACTCCCGCAGCGGCGTGACCAACTCGGCTCCCACGGAGGACCAGCGCGGCAGCCAGCCGAAGCTCCCGGCCGGTGCCACCGCCGTCGCTGCCGCCGTCGGTGCAGGGAGGCACCCGCACGACGTCCAATCCGTGCCAGACTCGCCGATGCTGGACAAGAACTCCTCGTTCGGGTCTACCTCCTCGGCCCCGTCGCTATCGAATCTTCCGCCTATACGCGTGCGGCCGGAGGACCGCCCGTCGGACGCCCGCATCATGCAACCTACCGCCGTGGAGGATCACTTCGCGCAGATGGGGATCTCCGAGCAGCAGCTGCCGCCATACATACAACCTCAACAGCAGGTGCCGATCCCTGCCATGACCGGCATGTCGCCCTCTGAGGCGTCCGGCCGAGTGTTCTCTGACGATGATAAGTCCGATCACGGTGGCGGAGGTCGGAAACCACAACCTCTCAAGCAGGAGGTTCCGCCGGTTGTTGATCCCACCAACAGGTAAGCTGACATGACCAACTTTATAAAACGTATACATAATGTTAGACCTTGATTATCCACTAGTACATGAGCGACTGCTTTCCTTGTATGAGTTAGGAGGATGAAACCTTATACGGACCATATGTTTGATCACTTGTTTCAGAGCCGTCTACTATAATGATAGATCTCCTCCGGCCGACTTGAAACG
This window harbors:
- the LOC136533194 gene encoding RAF-like serine/threonine-protein kinase PRAF, with translation METMPSATAAGVGGPGPGPGYPESTESSPRSRGGDSWDEPFPSSAAAAAAAAGGGGRLRLMCSFGGRIVPRPTDKSLCYLGGETRIVAVDRHASLADVHARLSRSLLGGQPFTLKYQLPNEDLDSLISVSTDEDLDNLVDEYDRIAATSSGGGSSRTSRIRLFLFPAKPESSSSLGSLLDDSSKSENWFVDALNSAISGSLDGIPRGISTDSASVNCLLGLEDDSSVHSRSGVTNSAPTEDQRGSQPKLPAGATAVAAAVGAGRHPHDVQSVPDSPMLDKNSSFGSTSSAPSLSNLPPIRVRPEDRPSDARIMQPTAVEDHFAQMGISEQQLPPYIQPQQQVPIPAMTGMSPSEASGRVFSDDDKSDHGGGGRKPQPLKQEVPPVVDPTNRAVYYNDRSPPADLKRDMPVGTEAASYRLPVSAPDAAAAAAATQVPPGYVLTQMHAPQPPQQHPPPQQQQQPQQPAPQQIVAAGNQHFIHNPATGTFIPIQSYYHHPVPQQAPQTVPRPQQAPIFDPNTGMYYLPMQQNAHQPYSMPPGAQVDTTPKPTPQMAVRPELQQPGVYRTTAAATPAPAPNAAPGYTGMAYHHVIQSHHHPSPQPVANMAGNFGYEYADPTRPQVYYSQAAAPPTLPPQYQPFVSPDAGQAEKH